The window TCTCATCGAGGGCGAAACCGTGTCGATTTCCTACACGGCGACGCAGCCGCAGGTCATGATGATGGGCGGCGGCGGCCACCCGCCGATGTAAGTGCGGAAAGGAACGATCATGGAGCAAAAGGCGAAGGAAGAGCGAGCGGCGCAGGAAAAGGCGACGATCGAGCTTCGGGGCATCAAGAAACTCTATCCGATGGGCGATCAAATCGTCGCCGCGCTCGCGGGCGTTGATCTTACGATACGAAAGGGCGAGTTCGCCGCCCTCATGGGGCCGTCCGGCTCGGGCAAGTCGACGCTCATGAACATCCTCGGCTGCCTCGACCGCCCGACGGAAGGATCGTACAAGCTCGACGGCGAGGAGGTCGCGCACCTCTCGGACGACGCGCTCGCGCTCACGCGCAATAAGAAGATTGGCTTCGTATTTCAGAACTTCAACCTGCTCTCGAAGAGCAGCGCAGCTGAAAACGTCGCCCTGCCGCTCATCTATGCGGGCGTCGGAAGAGGCGAGCGGCGCGATCGTGCCATGCACCTCTTGGAAGCCGTCGGCCTTGCCGATCGCGCCGACCATCAGCCCAACGAGCTTTCGGGCGGTCAGCGCCAGCGCGTCGCCATCGCGCGCGCCCTCGTCAACGATCCGCACATCGTCATGGCGGACGAGCCGACGGGCAATCTCGACACGAAATCGACGCATGAGATCATGGAACTCTTCGAGAAGCTTCACGCCGCCGGACGCACGATCATCCTCGTCACGCACGAGCCGGACATCGCTGCCTGCGCGAGCCGTCAGCTTCTCGTGCGCGACGGACTCATCACGCGCGACGAGGGCAGGGGCGTCAAGATGGATGTCGTATAGGAGGGAAGTCGCTTGTTGATTTGGGAAAGCATCACCATCGCCCTGCATGAGCTCTTTGCGAACAAGCTGCGCTCCGTCCTCACCATGCTCGGCATCATCATCGGCGTCGCCGCCGTCATTGCGATGGTCTCCATCGGCATGGGCGTCAAGAGCAACGTCGAGGACTCGATGGCGAGCCTCGGCAGCAACATGCTCATCGTCACGCCCGGCGCGGCGAACTCGGGCGGCATTCGCGGCGCGGCAGGATCGCGCGAGTCGCTGAAGTACGACGATGCCGTCGCGATCAAAAAGAAGATCAAGAACATCGACCACGTTTCGCCCATCGTGCAGCGCTCCTATCAGATTGTCTACGGCAATCAAAACTGGAATACCGTTGTCATGGGCGTGACGCCCGAGTACATGGCGATCCGCTCGCTCACGCTGACCGTCGGCACCTTCATCTCGCAGACGGACAACGACAAGCGCCAGCGCGTCGCCGTCATCGGCCCGACCGTCGCTAGGAATCTCTTCGGCAGCGAGAACCCCATCGGCAAGAACATTCGCATCCACAATCAGCCGTTTAAGATCATCGGCGTCCTCGCGAGCAAGGGACAGTCCTCCATGGGCCAAGATCAGGACGATGTGGTCATCGTGCCGCTGATGACGGAGCAGGAGCGCCTTCTCGGCATCACGCACATCCAGATGATCCAGCTGCAGGTCAGCGAGGCTTCGAAGATCGTCCAAGTGCAGAGCGAGGTCGAAACGCTGCTGCGCCAGCGCCATCACATCCTGCATGGCAAGGATAACGACTTCACCGTCAACAACCTCACGAGCCTTCTCGAGACGGTGACCCAGCAGACGACGATGCTGACGATCCTCCTCGGCAGCATCGCAGGCATCTCGCTCCTCGTCGGCGGCATCGGCATCATGAACATCATGATGGTCTCCGTCACGGAGCGTACGCGCGAGATCGGCATACGGAAAGCGCTCGGTGCGACCTTCAGCAACATCATGCTGCAGTTCCTCATCGAGTCCGTCGTCATGGGCGTCGTCGGCGGCATCCTCGGCATCTGCCTCGGCTGCGCCATCTCCGTTGCCATCTCTCATGTCGGCGAATTCAAGACCGTCATCACGGCGACGCCGATCCTCGTATCCTTCTCATTCGCCGTCGGCATCGGTCTCTTCTTTGGCATCTATCCGGCAAGAAAGGCCGCGAAGCTCGACCCGATCGACGCGCTTCGCTACGAGTAAGAGGTCGTTGGAAAGTGACCTGCATGAGTTCGTTATTACCGTACGATGCGAAAAGCGCGGCAGAGCGCTGCTGCATGAAGAATCCCCCGAGAAAAATTCTCGGGGGATTCTTCGCTTTTGCCGCCAAGGATGCGCCTTACACTTGGATCTTGGCGACTTCGCCTTGCAGACTTGTGGCGATTTCGGCGAGCCCTTCGCTTGCATCGGCGATATTCTGCAGGGACTGCGTCTGCGTCTCCACGGCGCTGTTGCCCTCCTCGCTCGTCGCGGCATTTTCTTGTGCAAGCGCCGAAAGACTCTCGATCACCTGGGAGACGGAGCGGTTCTTGTCCACGATGTTTCGCGTCGAGTCGTTCATCCTCTTGACGACCTGTTCCGTCTCTTCGACGGCTTCGTCGATGCGGCGGAATTTTTCCTGTGTTTCGTCGAGACTCGTGCGCGTTTCGTCGACGAGATGCCGGGACACTTCCATCGTGTCGACCGCCTCTTGGGATTTCTCCTTGAGTCCGCCGATGATGGCGCTGATTTCGTCGGTGAAGCTGCGACTCTGCTCCGCGAGCTTGCGGATCTCGTCTGCGACGACGGTGAAGCCGCGTCCTGCCTCTCCGGCGCGTGCTGCTTCGATGGCGGCGTTCAGGGCGAGAAGGTTCGTCTGCTCGGAAATCGACTGGATCATCTGGCTGGCCACTTCGATCTTTTCCGCGCTTTTGTTCGTCTCGATGACGACGCGAGCCACGTCTTCGGTCGCCCGGGAA of the Selenomonas sputigena genome contains:
- a CDS encoding ABC transporter ATP-binding protein, which gives rise to MEQKAKEERAAQEKATIELRGIKKLYPMGDQIVAALAGVDLTIRKGEFAALMGPSGSGKSTLMNILGCLDRPTEGSYKLDGEEVAHLSDDALALTRNKKIGFVFQNFNLLSKSSAAENVALPLIYAGVGRGERRDRAMHLLEAVGLADRADHQPNELSGGQRQRVAIARALVNDPHIVMADEPTGNLDTKSTHEIMELFEKLHAAGRTIILVTHEPDIAACASRQLLVRDGLITRDEGRGVKMDVV
- a CDS encoding ABC transporter permease; its protein translation is MLIWESITIALHELFANKLRSVLTMLGIIIGVAAVIAMVSIGMGVKSNVEDSMASLGSNMLIVTPGAANSGGIRGAAGSRESLKYDDAVAIKKKIKNIDHVSPIVQRSYQIVYGNQNWNTVVMGVTPEYMAIRSLTLTVGTFISQTDNDKRQRVAVIGPTVARNLFGSENPIGKNIRIHNQPFKIIGVLASKGQSSMGQDQDDVVIVPLMTEQERLLGITHIQMIQLQVSEASKIVQVQSEVETLLRQRHHILHGKDNDFTVNNLTSLLETVTQQTTMLTILLGSIAGISLLVGGIGIMNIMMVSVTERTREIGIRKALGATFSNIMLQFLIESVVMGVVGGILGICLGCAISVAISHVGEFKTVITATPILVSFSFAVGIGLFFGIYPARKAAKLDPIDALRYE